The following are from one region of the Nicotiana tabacum cultivar K326 chromosome 3, ASM71507v2, whole genome shotgun sequence genome:
- the LOC107772857 gene encoding paired amphipathic helix protein Sin3-like 2: MKRLREDGYGNPQLKRPFGSSRGESYGQSQVPGSGLGGGGGGNNTGGGEAGASASTQKLTTNDALSYLKEVKEMFQDQKDKYDLFLDVMKDFKAQRIDTAGVIARVKDLFKGHPRLILGFNTFLPKGYEITLNEEDEAPPKRTVEFEEAISFVNKIKKRFQNDDHVYKSFLDILNMYRKEHKGISEVYHEVAILFVDHPDLLDEFTRFLPDTSATASAAQTSFDRSPFHHYDERSSAIPMLRQPHMDKRFRRDRIIGPHAERDLSIERPDMDDDKTMVKLHKEHKRRAEKENRDRRTHDLDYKEPDNENNRDLNMQRHTDKKKSARKVEEFGGSHEDKDALKNMYSQEFTFCEKVKERLRSPADYQAFLHCLSIYSTEIINRKELLRLVADLLGKYPDLMEGFNEFLERCERVDGFLAGVVSKGKWAEGHTSRSVKEDEKDKEQKRETDGAKEKDRYKEKYWGKSIQELDLSNCERCTPSYRLLPDDYPIPTASQRSELGAQVLNDHWVSVTSGSEDYSFKHMRRNQYEESLFRCEDDRFELDMLLESVSSTAKRAEELLNAINDNSVGGDGPIHIEDHFTVLNLRCIERLYGDHGLDVMDILRKSPSLALPVILTRLKQKQEEWTKCRTDFNKVWAEIYAKNHYKSLDHRSFYFKQQDSKNLSSKSLVAEIKEIKEKKQKEDDMIVSISAGSRHPLTPNLEFDYADSELHDDLYKLIKYSCEEICSSEEQLNKVLRLWTNFLEPILGVPCRPYDSEATENNDVLSKQHGPKSNGTSVGEGDRSPSSDAKQSKLISNRDANASPLRVNSSRTSFANADALLKEDGLAVIGEDLTNSDAAAAMGADGVHDKVELTSGRGARRGTGASEHGQVSKSNIDSVPASETDTSRSTPLGNGGFAEGSRSNGYNDDSVDPCKNEKEEGELSPNGEFEDNFVGSQDGASRDGSVQYQSRAAEEMDCRDAAGQNDADADDEDSENVSEAREDVSCSESAADDCSREEHDEEDDREHDELDGKAESEGEAEETSEAHYVTGDGNVLQMSDRLLLTSKPLTKYVASPVYGGAMKYSRVFYGNEAFYVLFRLHQILYERLLSAKLNSASSESKWRTGKDTGTDPYDRFMSALYGLLDGSADNSKFEDDCRSIIGNQSYVLFTLDKLIYKLVKQLQTVSSDELDGKLLQLYEYERLRKPEKFVDTAYYENAHVLLHEESIYRFECTSSPTRLSIQLMDGGSDKSEVVAVAVDPKFAGYLHNDYLSVEHGKKESSAVLLKRNKRKHANHDESTAFCMAMEHVILVNGLECKMASNSSKISYVLDTEDFFFRRGRKLKKVSAGRLSCHYQARVERFHRVLLSSS, translated from the exons ATGAAGCGATTGAGAGAGGATGGATATGGTAACCCTCAATTGAAGCGGCCATTTGGTTCTTCTCGTGGAGAATC CTATGGTCAATCACAAGTTCCTGGAAGTGGTTTGGGCGGAGGAGGAGGTGGCAACAACACAGGCGGAGGTGAAGCAGGTGCTAGTGCTAGCACCCAAAAGTTGACAACTAATGATGCGTTGTCTTATTTGAAGGAGGTCAAGGAGATGTTTCAAGATCAAAAGGATAAGTACGACTTGTTCCTTGATGTTATGAAAGACTTTAAGGCTCAAAG AATTGATACTGCGGGTGTCATAGCAAGAGTGAAAGACTTGTTTAAAGGGCATCCTAGATTGATCCTTGGGTTCAACACTTTCTTGCCCAAGGGTTATGAAATAACCCTTAATGAAGAAGATGAGGCTCCTCCAAAGAGAACGGTTGAGTTTGAAGAAGCTATCAGCTTTGTGAACAAAATAAAG AAACGTTTCCAAAATGATGATCATGTGTACAAGTCCTTCTTAGACATTTTGAACATGTACAGGAAGGAGCACAAGGGCATCAGCGAGGTGTACCATGAG GTTGCCATACTTTTCGTGGACCATCCAGATTTGCTAGATGAATTCACTAGATTCTTGCCAGATACTTCAGCTACTGCATCAGCAGCACAAACTTCATTTGACAGGTCTCCTTTCCATCATTATGATGAGAGGAGCTCAGCTATTCCCATGCTTAGGCAACCGCACATGGACAAG CGTTTCCGGCGGGATAGGATTATTGGTCCTCATGCAGAAAGAGACCTAAGCATTGAGCGGCCTGATATGGACGATGATAAAACAATGGTGAAGTTGCATAAAGAACATAAGAGACGTGCTGAAAAAGAGAACAGGGACAGAAGAACTCATGATCTGGATTATAAAGAACCTGATAATGAGAACAATAGAGATCTAAACATGCAGCGTCATACTGATAAAAAGAAATCTGCTCGGAAGGTTGAAGAATTTGGAGGATCTCATGAAGATAAAGATGCCCTGAAAA ATATGTATAGCCAAGAGTTCACTTTCTGTGAAAAGGTAAAGGAAAGACTGCGAAGTCCAGCTGATTATCAGGCATTCTTACACTGCCTCTCCATTTATAGCACAGAAATAATTAACAGGAAGGAGTTACTACGTTTG GTTGCTGATCTACTTGGAAAATATCCTGATCTTATGGAGGGTTTCAATGAATTTCTAGAGCGTTGTGAACGAGTTG ATGGATTTCTTGCTGGTGTTGTGAGCAAGGGTAAGTGGGCTGAAGGGCATACTTCCAGGTCAGTAAAGGAAGATGAGAAAGACAAAGAGCAGAAGCGTGAAACTGATGGAGCAAAAGAAAAGGACCGATATAAGGAGAAATACTGGGGAAAATCCATCCAAGAACTTGACCTGTCAAACTGCGAACGATGCACACCCAGTTATCGGCTTCTTCCTGACGAT TATCCGATACCTACCGCAAGTCAAAGATCAGAGCTTGGAGCTCAGGTTTTAAATGATCATTGGGTATCTGTGACTTCTGGGAGTGAGGACTACTCTTTCAAGCACATGCGCAGAAATCAGTATGAAGAAAGCCTGTTTCGTTGTGAAGATGATAG GTTTGAGCTAGACATGTTACTGGAGTCGGTAAGTTCAACTGCTAAGCGTGCAGAAGAGTTGTTGAATGCCATTAATGATAATTCAGTTGGCGGGGATGGTCCAATTCATATTGAGGACCACTTTACAG TCTTAAACTTAAGATGCATTGAAAGACTCTATGGTGATCATGGTCTGGATGTTATGGATATTCTGCGTAAAAGCCCATCTCTTGCGCTGCCTGTTATACTGACCCGCTTGAAGCAGAAACAGGAGGAGTGGACCAAGTGTCGCACAGATTTTAACAAAGTTTGGGCTGAAATCTATGCTAAGAACCATTATAAGTCACTTGACCATCGAAGCTTCTATTTCAAGCAACAAGATTCAAAGAATCTTAGCTCAAAAT CCTTAGTGGCGGAGATCAAAGAAATTAAGGAGAAAAAGCAGAAAGAAGACGACATGATTGTTTCTATTTCTGCTGGAAGTAGACATCCTTTAACCCCGAATCTTGAATTTGATTATGCTGACTCTGAGCTTCATGACGACTTGTACAAACTTATCAAGTATTCATGTGAAGAGATTTGCTCCTCCGAAGAGCAATTAAATAAAGTACTGAGGTTATGGACCAACTTTCTTGAGCCAATTTTGGGCGTACCTTGTCGCCCTTATGACTCAGAGGCCACTGAGAACAATGATGTCTTATCAAAGCAGCATGGTCCAAAAAGCAATGGAACTAGCGTTGGTGAAGGTGATAGAAGTCCTAGTTCAGATGCTAAGCAATCAAAACTTATCAGCAACAGAGATGCCAATGCTTCCCCCCTACGAGTAAACTCTTCTAGGACGAGCTTTGCAAATGCAGATGCTCTTCTCAAAGAAGATGGTTTGGCAGTGATTGGTGAAGACCTAACTAATTCTGATGCAGCTGCTGCTATGGGAGCAGATGGTGTTCATGACAAAGTGGAATTAACTTCAG GGCGTGGTGCAAGACGGGGTACTGGTGCTTCAGAGCATGGTCAAGTATCCAAGTCTAACATTGATAGTGTGCCAGCATCAGAG ACTGATACTTCAAGATCGACTCCACTGGGCAATGGAGGGTTTGCAGAAGGCTCTAGAAGTAATGGGTACAATGACGATTCAGTTGATCCctgcaaaaatgagaaagaagagGGTGAGTTATCACCGAATGGTGAATTTGAGGATAACTTTGTTGGGTCTCAAGATGGTGCCTCACGTGATGGAAGTGTGCAATATCAATCCAGAGCTGCTGAAGAGATGGATTGTCGGGATGCTGCTGGTCAAAACGATGCAGATGCTGATGATGAAGATAGTGAAAATGTTTCTGAGGCCAGAGAAGATGTTTCTTGCAGTGAGTCTGCTGCTGATGACTGCTCTCGAGAAGAGcatgatgaagaagatgacaGGGAACATGATGAACTTGATGGCAAAGCTGAGAGTGAAGGTGAGGCTGAGGAGACGAGCGAAGCACACTATGTTACAGGTGATGGCAATGTGTTGCAAATGTCTGATCGGCTTTTGCTTACTTCGAAGCCACTTACAAAATATGTGGCGTCACCTGTATATGGGGGAGCGATGAAGTACTCGCGGGTGTTTTATGGAAATGAGGCATTCTATGTGCTTTTTAGGCTTCACCAG attCTATATGAAAGGTTATTATCAGCAAAGCTGAATTCAGCATCATCTGAGTCAAAATGGAGAACTGGAAAGGATACTGGTACTGATCCCTATGACAG ATTCATGAGTGCGCTGTATGGTTTGCTTGATGGATCTGCAGATAATTCAAAGTTTGAGGATGATTGCCGATCAATCATTGGAAATCAGTCATATGTGCTATTCACGTTGGACAAGCTGATatataagctggtcaaacag CTTCAAACAGTCTCGAGTGATGAGCTGGACGGTAAGCTGCTTCAGTTGTATGAATATGAAAGATTAAGGAAACCAGAGAAGTTTGTTGATACAGCTTATTATGAAAATGCTCATGTGCTCCTCCACGAAGAGAGTATATACCGGTTTGAATGT ACATCTTCCCCTACCCGTCTGTCCATTCAGTTGATGGATGGTGGAAGTGACAAGTCTGAAGTAGTTGCAGTTGCGGTAGATCCCAAATTTGCAGGTTATCTGCATAATGATTATCTGTCGGTCGAACATGGGAAAAAGGAGTCTTCTGCAGTTCTGCTGAAGAG AAATAAGCGGAAACATGCCAACCATGATGAATCTACTGCTTTTTGTATGGCAATGGAACATGTTATTCTTGTAAATGGTCTGGAATGCAAGATGGCTTCAAACTCATCGAAG ATCTCTTATGTGCTTGATACTGAGGACTTCTTTTTCCGTCGGGGAAGGAAACTAAAAAAAGTTTCAGCTGGCAGATTGTCATGTCATTACCAGGCTAGAGTAGAACGGTTCCATCGTGTTCTGTTGTCCTCTTCATGA